In the Muricauda sp. MAR_2010_75 genome, one interval contains:
- a CDS encoding VCBS repeat-containing protein — MYVLILGCTESEEFLTKKGTPGFQLLTLQETGITFNNQIKETQQKNHLFYSQIYNGAGVAIGDINNDGLSDVFFSGNMVNDQLYLNEGSFKFKNITQTAGIGSNPGWSMGVTMADVNSDGYLDIYISRNGDSMNPDDRANLLYINNKDLSFTESAQVYGLADKGFSTQAIFFDMDNDGDLDMYQVNQPPDPRLFLRYKIPRSRAVYHRDKLYRNDGGKYKEISQKATLSQSLTHGLGVVASDFNNDGWTDLYVSNDYDEPDFMYYNNGDGTFSNVIDQKLRHISRFSMGVDAGDVNNDGHTDLITLDMAAEDHYRSKTNMGSMNPKEFFQLVEWGKHRQYMFNTLQINSGEGNFYDVGNLAGMAKTDWSWSGLLVDLDNDGLRDIVVSNGIKKDIRNNDFLNKVSKKIEKGPLNLLEASKDAPSVPLPNYIFKNEGRFRFKKESKEWGFDQSGFTTGIAYGDLDNDGDMDIITNNIDAPAFVYRNTTGGNFLKLYFEGPRDNLFGYGAKALLYHSGQFQSAENYVSRGYLSSMEPSILFGLGNEKKIERLEVLWPDGKRNIIEDPMPNTSIVVRHKNAETNKVKERVKSKMFSGINPTSIGLRFVHKENEYNDFQEETLLPHRLSENGPFSAIADINGDGLEDVFIGGASGQSGRLFIQKEDGSFALNPSQPWEMEKESEDLGCIFLDVDGDNDMDLFIASGGNEFSQGSKLLEDRVYINNGVGTFHHDRDILPEKYVSSQCARASDIDKDGDLDLLVGTRLVPGRYPHPASSHLFINEDGKYIDKTTEIAPALANIGLVSDATFSDIDGDGDMDILLVGEWMNIILLENSNGHFVDNSEKWGLQKTKGIWWSITAADIDNDGDEDFVVGNLGLNNKFKPTKAQPLRIYADDFDKNGTNDIVLAKEYKDAYVPLRGRECMSNQMPYIANKFKDYHSYASSKLTDILPEERIGSAVLHEIQSLESIILINTGDKFIQKPLPTEAQIFPIKSSLTGDFNNDGHMDILVVGNHYGVEVETIRYDSGLGCLLLGDGSSNFTPIAPTKSGINIPKDSRHINLVHRLSGDLILITNNNDSLQIYQR, encoded by the coding sequence TTGTATGTTCTTATCTTGGGGTGCACTGAATCCGAGGAATTCTTGACCAAGAAAGGAACCCCTGGGTTTCAATTATTAACCCTCCAAGAAACGGGGATTACATTTAACAATCAAATCAAAGAAACACAGCAAAAAAATCATCTATTCTATAGCCAAATCTATAATGGAGCAGGTGTAGCCATCGGAGATATTAACAATGACGGTTTATCCGATGTCTTTTTCTCCGGCAATATGGTCAACGATCAACTGTACTTGAACGAAGGCAGTTTCAAGTTTAAGAATATCACGCAAACAGCAGGAATCGGGTCAAATCCTGGTTGGTCCATGGGAGTAACCATGGCCGATGTAAATTCCGACGGTTATCTTGATATTTATATTAGCAGAAATGGGGATTCCATGAATCCAGATGATCGGGCAAATCTGTTATATATCAATAATAAAGATCTCAGCTTCACCGAATCTGCACAAGTTTACGGATTGGCCGATAAGGGGTTCTCAACCCAAGCGATTTTCTTTGATATGGATAATGATGGTGATCTTGATATGTATCAGGTAAACCAGCCTCCTGACCCTAGATTGTTTTTACGCTATAAAATTCCAAGGTCAAGAGCGGTCTATCATCGGGATAAATTATATAGAAACGATGGCGGAAAATATAAAGAAATTTCTCAAAAAGCTACCCTATCGCAGTCACTGACCCATGGGCTTGGTGTTGTAGCAAGTGACTTTAACAATGATGGATGGACGGACCTGTATGTGAGCAACGACTACGATGAACCAGACTTTATGTACTACAATAATGGGGATGGCACTTTCAGCAATGTGATTGACCAAAAATTAAGGCACATTTCAAGGTTCAGTATGGGTGTTGATGCCGGAGACGTTAACAACGACGGTCATACCGATCTGATAACCTTGGATATGGCCGCTGAAGACCATTATAGATCAAAGACCAATATGGGCTCCATGAACCCAAAAGAATTCTTCCAGCTTGTGGAATGGGGCAAGCATCGGCAATACATGTTCAATACCTTGCAGATAAATTCCGGTGAGGGAAATTTCTACGATGTTGGAAATTTAGCCGGGATGGCAAAGACAGATTGGAGTTGGTCAGGATTGCTCGTGGACCTTGATAATGATGGCCTTAGGGACATTGTAGTCTCCAATGGGATTAAAAAGGACATCCGTAACAATGACTTTTTAAACAAGGTCAGCAAAAAGATTGAAAAAGGCCCCTTAAATCTTTTGGAAGCCAGCAAAGATGCCCCTTCCGTTCCCCTTCCCAATTACATTTTTAAAAACGAAGGGAGATTCCGCTTCAAAAAAGAGTCAAAAGAATGGGGCTTTGATCAATCCGGGTTTACCACTGGAATCGCTTATGGTGATTTGGACAACGATGGTGATATGGATATAATTACAAACAACATTGATGCCCCCGCATTTGTATACAGAAACACAACGGGTGGAAATTTCTTGAAGTTGTATTTTGAGGGACCGAGAGACAATTTGTTTGGTTATGGTGCCAAAGCACTCCTCTACCATAGTGGCCAATTCCAAAGTGCAGAGAATTATGTTTCAAGGGGTTACCTATCCTCTATGGAACCTAGCATCCTATTTGGTTTGGGAAATGAAAAGAAAATTGAAAGATTAGAGGTCCTATGGCCAGATGGCAAACGTAACATAATTGAAGACCCAATGCCCAACACCTCAATTGTGGTACGGCATAAAAATGCTGAAACCAACAAAGTAAAGGAAAGAGTCAAGTCCAAAATGTTTTCTGGCATAAATCCAACTTCCATCGGATTAAGGTTCGTCCATAAGGAAAATGAGTACAACGACTTTCAGGAAGAGACACTTTTACCGCACCGGTTATCCGAGAACGGCCCCTTTTCTGCCATTGCCGACATAAATGGTGATGGGCTTGAAGATGTCTTCATCGGTGGTGCCAGTGGACAATCAGGAAGGTTGTTCATCCAAAAAGAGGATGGCTCTTTTGCCCTGAACCCCTCACAGCCATGGGAAATGGAGAAAGAATCTGAAGATCTCGGGTGCATTTTCCTAGATGTGGATGGCGATAACGACATGGACCTTTTCATTGCGAGCGGTGGAAACGAGTTCAGTCAGGGTTCCAAATTATTGGAAGACAGAGTGTATATCAATAATGGAGTGGGCACATTTCATCATGACAGGGATATACTTCCAGAAAAATATGTAAGCAGCCAATGTGCAAGGGCTTCTGATATTGACAAAGACGGCGATCTGGATCTGCTGGTGGGAACCCGCCTCGTTCCCGGCCGATATCCACATCCGGCAAGTAGTCACCTTTTTATAAACGAGGATGGAAAATATATAGACAAGACCACTGAAATTGCACCTGCCCTAGCCAATATAGGGTTGGTCTCAGATGCTACCTTTTCTGATATTGATGGCGATGGGGACATGGACATTCTTCTAGTAGGTGAATGGATGAACATTATACTTCTTGAAAATAGCAACGGTCACTTCGTGGACAATTCCGAGAAATGGGGTCTACAAAAAACAAAAGGGATATGGTGGTCCATTACTGCGGCGGATATCGATAACGACGGGGATGAAGATTTTGTAGTCGGTAATCTTGGGCTGAATAATAAATTTAAACCTACCAAAGCCCAACCTTTACGAATCTATGCCGACGATTTTGACAAAAATGGCACCAATGACATTGTGTTGGCCAAAGAATACAAAGACGCCTATGTTCCCTTACGGGGACGTGAATGTATGAGCAACCAAATGCCCTATATAGCTAACAAGTTCAAGGATTACCACAGTTATGCCTCATCTAAACTTACCGATATATTACCAGAAGAAAGAATTGGGAGCGCCGTACTTCATGAGATTCAAAGTTTGGAGAGTATTATTTTAATTAATACTGGAGATAAATTCATTCAAAAGCCGCTACCGACAGAGGCCCAAATATTTCCCATCAAATCATCCCTGACCGGCGATTTCAACAACGATGGGCATATGGACATTTTAGTCGTGGGAAATCACTATGGTGTAGAAGTCGAAACCATTAGGTATGATTCTGGATTGGGCTGTCTATTATTGGGGGATGGTTCTTCCAACTTTACCCCTATAGCACCAACAAAATCAGGAATCAACATCCCAAAGGACAGTAGACATATCAATTTGGTCCATCGATTATCGGGTGACCTTATATTGATCACGAACAACAATGATTCTCTTCAAATATATCAAAGGTAG
- a CDS encoding RagB/SusD family nutrient uptake outer membrane protein has translation MKQFYIVFATMVTILAVGCTKDLLEKPPRGERTLSNFFLTEDDAVQATNATYEQMVNFDRADGFWSSVHYIWYLGMTDIASDDSNKGTEPTDGTDVGRIDDLNYDPAEGVFNGLWEWYYQIIYRANSAIENIPNIEMDEGMKTRLIGENKFIRAYSYFFLVRSYGGVPLITAPSAIGEFEQPRAEVSAVYDQIESDLNDAIAALPLKSEYELNDLGRATKGAAQGLLAKVHMFQNEYQEAENLALEVINSGEYSLTPDYSQIFVPEGENNVESIFEIQALAASDFSGGTTFSNPQGVRGGLNLGWGFNSSERDLLDSYEPGDNRMQSTVLFVHETTPYGPAAAVTDNPFMIDERYNQKAFTPLENTGGNLNSGTNIRRLRYSDILLTAAEAAFQNGKVADAQMYVNMVRARARNGQSATLGIIPEALDGVVANAVGMPGITGSPFVRYVGPSGPSFDAGIQPIEWELVESNSILLVNNLDVIKSIDGVSVSTMSEYRTQMESLSPGSSVPVVVDRITETYSGGSKSTNVQTLNLSITTEELLPDITSSGQQLLEAIWHERRVELAMEQHRLFDIRRQGRAGELLRAQGKDFIDGQHELFPIPRNELNLNPLLEQNPGYN, from the coding sequence ATGAAACAGTTCTACATTGTGTTCGCCACAATGGTTACTATACTAGCCGTAGGTTGTACCAAGGATTTACTTGAAAAACCTCCACGAGGGGAACGTACGCTGTCCAATTTTTTCCTTACAGAAGATGATGCCGTACAAGCGACAAATGCAACTTATGAGCAAATGGTAAATTTTGACCGGGCTGATGGCTTTTGGAGCAGTGTACATTACATCTGGTATCTAGGCATGACGGATATCGCCTCTGACGATTCAAATAAGGGGACCGAACCAACGGACGGAACCGATGTTGGTAGAATAGACGACCTGAACTATGACCCAGCAGAAGGTGTTTTCAATGGTTTATGGGAATGGTATTATCAAATTATTTATCGTGCCAACTCAGCCATAGAAAATATTCCCAATATTGAAATGGATGAAGGGATGAAGACCCGATTAATCGGGGAGAACAAATTTATCCGAGCTTATTCGTACTTTTTTCTGGTTCGGTCTTACGGCGGTGTGCCTTTAATCACTGCCCCTTCTGCCATTGGAGAGTTTGAACAACCTAGAGCAGAGGTCTCGGCAGTATATGATCAAATTGAAAGTGACCTCAATGATGCCATTGCGGCACTTCCCCTAAAATCGGAATATGAGCTCAATGATTTGGGCAGGGCCACAAAAGGAGCTGCGCAAGGGTTACTTGCCAAGGTCCACATGTTCCAAAATGAGTACCAGGAAGCTGAAAATCTTGCACTGGAGGTAATCAATTCAGGTGAATATTCCCTGACACCTGATTACAGCCAAATCTTTGTTCCCGAAGGGGAAAACAATGTTGAATCCATCTTTGAAATACAAGCATTGGCCGCAAGCGATTTCTCTGGAGGAACAACTTTCAGTAACCCTCAAGGTGTTCGTGGTGGTCTTAATTTGGGATGGGGCTTTAACAGTTCAGAAAGAGATCTTTTGGACAGTTATGAGCCTGGTGATAACCGGATGCAGTCAACCGTTCTCTTTGTCCATGAGACTACACCTTATGGACCAGCAGCCGCTGTGACGGACAATCCGTTTATGATTGATGAACGATATAACCAAAAAGCCTTTACACCACTGGAAAATACGGGAGGCAATCTCAACAGCGGAACCAATATCCGTAGGCTTCGGTACTCTGATATTTTGCTCACAGCGGCGGAGGCGGCCTTTCAAAACGGAAAAGTTGCAGATGCACAGATGTACGTTAATATGGTGAGGGCTAGAGCTAGAAACGGACAATCGGCAACTTTGGGGATCATTCCGGAAGCATTGGACGGAGTAGTGGCCAATGCGGTTGGAATGCCTGGAATTACAGGAAGTCCATTCGTGAGATATGTCGGACCCTCTGGACCCTCTTTTGACGCAGGGATACAACCCATTGAATGGGAACTCGTTGAATCCAACTCTATACTTCTGGTAAACAACCTGGATGTGATCAAGTCAATTGATGGTGTATCAGTTTCTACGATGTCCGAATACAGGACCCAGATGGAATCTTTGTCCCCAGGCTCATCGGTTCCCGTGGTTGTGGACAGAATCACGGAAACGTATAGTGGCGGCTCAAAGAGCACAAACGTACAGACGCTAAATCTTTCCATCACCACCGAAGAATTACTGCCGGACATAACTTCATCTGGCCAACAATTATTGGAGGCCATTTGGCATGAGAGAAGGGTGGAACTGGCCATGGAACAGCATCGTCTGTTCGATATAAGGAGACAAGGCCGTGCTGGCGAACTATTAAGGGCACAAGGAAAGGATTTTATAGATGGACAACACGAACTTTTTCCCATTCCTAGAAATGAACTCAACTTAAACCCATTGTTAGAGCAGAACCCGGGTTACAACTAA
- a CDS encoding TonB-dependent receptor → MKNLNFKQCYYRLISFNSDYRLRLSLLLFLVSVFTIQANNFKSKKGHFFENSQSQISGTVYDNNGSVLPGANIIEKGTTNGVQSDFDGNFTITVSEPNTTLIVSYIGFRSKEITVNSQTNLIITLEEDTAALDEVVVIGYGTQTKRDLTGAVSTLKAEGIVSIPTQSLQDAFQGKIAGVQVTPQNGRPGSQPIVRIRGVGTLNNASPLYVVDGLLLDDISFLPPENVESLQVLKDASATAIYGSRGANGVIVVSTKNGSSSTSEIYARSYYGVQTVVDKIGMANATEFATLANESATNEGRAPIFADPSQYGEGFNWEDWLIQDGAPIQSHYVSASGGGDKSNYFISTNYFKQDGLIRRSDFERISFRVANEYFISDKITAGQNLNLTFTDSQEEGEGRGVNSLINLTLQADPTLEPYNPDGTFTNTSTNGGTVNPAASVAFNNNENKSFRATGNAYLKFDFLKNFNFKTSFGIDYFRGERKFFIPAHFITPIQMLQDSRLTVSRGQHNNWLNENLLQYKNSFGEHNVDLLAGVTFQEFTSENLSGTRLNLPASQLNPSSDLLYLDAGETEGQTNSNNSFSWGILSYLARANYRYKDRYLFTATFRRDGSSRFSSKNRWGDFPSIAAGWVISNEPFMKTDAISYLKLRGSWGIIGNDKIDTGAAFPTVASNLNAVFGQNQSIYPGAALVELANEELKWEETEQIDVGLEFGFFNNHLSAEVDWYRRETSDILVRVPIPNSVGVPIAPVVNAAAVVNKGFEFNLNWNNDAPEFKYNIGLNLTTVDNEVLSLGGGLEEIFAGGVRNIGSSTRTIVGQEIGAFYGWKQEGIFQDQEEINSSAIRGGEQPGDIKIVDINEDGIINEDDKTTLGSPIPDIYYGLNFSANFKNFDFSLNIDGQAGNKVLYSRTAERGFAIFNYEKFFLDRWTGPGTSNTEPRITEAGHNYAVLDRFLEDGDFIRLRNIQIGYTLPLESSVFNRIRFYVSTTNLLTITDYPGYTPQIGGESVIANGIDNGTYPVGSVSTLGVEISF, encoded by the coding sequence ATGAAAAACCTCAATTTTAAACAATGCTATTATAGGTTGATCTCATTCAATTCAGATTATAGATTGAGATTGTCCCTTTTACTTTTTCTTGTTTCGGTGTTCACCATCCAAGCAAATAACTTCAAGTCCAAAAAAGGACATTTTTTTGAGAACTCCCAGTCGCAAATCAGTGGAACGGTTTATGACAACAACGGCTCTGTTTTGCCGGGTGCCAACATTATTGAAAAAGGTACAACCAATGGCGTCCAGTCAGATTTTGATGGAAATTTCACCATTACTGTTTCTGAACCTAACACCACACTCATTGTATCCTACATTGGCTTTAGATCCAAGGAAATAACCGTCAATAGTCAAACCAATCTGATCATTACCCTGGAAGAGGATACAGCTGCGCTTGACGAAGTAGTTGTCATTGGCTATGGAACCCAAACCAAGCGTGACCTTACTGGAGCGGTATCTACTCTAAAAGCTGAGGGCATTGTCAGTATTCCTACCCAATCCCTCCAAGATGCATTTCAAGGAAAAATAGCAGGGGTTCAAGTAACTCCTCAAAATGGACGTCCTGGTTCCCAGCCTATAGTAAGGATTCGAGGTGTAGGAACACTGAATAATGCCTCTCCACTATATGTAGTTGACGGGCTTCTTTTGGATGACATTTCCTTTTTGCCTCCAGAGAATGTTGAATCGCTCCAAGTACTCAAAGATGCTTCTGCAACTGCCATATATGGGTCGAGAGGGGCCAATGGTGTTATCGTTGTCTCCACCAAGAATGGGTCTTCCAGTACTTCAGAAATATATGCTCGATCATATTATGGCGTACAAACAGTTGTGGACAAGATAGGTATGGCCAATGCAACCGAATTTGCCACCTTGGCCAACGAATCTGCAACCAATGAGGGAAGAGCACCCATTTTTGCAGATCCAAGCCAATATGGTGAGGGCTTTAATTGGGAGGATTGGCTAATTCAGGACGGGGCTCCTATTCAAAGTCATTACGTATCCGCAAGTGGGGGTGGTGATAAATCCAATTATTTCATTAGCACAAACTATTTTAAACAAGATGGGCTTATCAGAAGGTCAGACTTTGAACGCATAAGTTTTAGGGTTGCCAACGAGTATTTTATTTCAGATAAAATTACGGCAGGTCAAAATCTAAACCTAACTTTTACTGACTCACAAGAAGAAGGTGAAGGTAGAGGAGTCAATAGTTTGATTAATTTAACCCTGCAGGCAGACCCTACATTGGAGCCCTATAATCCGGATGGAACCTTTACCAATACCTCCACTAATGGAGGCACGGTAAATCCAGCAGCCTCAGTGGCATTCAATAACAATGAAAATAAAAGTTTCCGAGCGACGGGAAATGCCTATCTTAAGTTTGATTTTTTAAAGAACTTCAATTTTAAGACCAGCTTTGGCATCGACTATTTTCGAGGAGAGCGTAAGTTCTTTATACCTGCCCATTTTATAACACCGATACAGATGCTACAGGATAGTCGTCTTACAGTATCTAGGGGCCAACATAACAATTGGTTGAATGAAAACCTGCTCCAATACAAGAATTCATTTGGTGAACACAACGTTGATCTATTGGCAGGGGTAACATTTCAGGAGTTTACTTCCGAAAACTTATCCGGCACACGGTTGAACCTTCCAGCCTCCCAATTAAACCCCTCATCAGACCTACTTTATCTCGATGCCGGAGAGACCGAAGGGCAGACCAACTCGAACAATTCATTTTCATGGGGCATATTGTCATATTTGGCACGTGCCAATTATAGATATAAGGATCGCTACTTATTTACAGCGACTTTTAGACGTGACGGTTCTTCGAGATTTTCCAGCAAGAACAGATGGGGCGATTTTCCATCCATTGCTGCTGGATGGGTGATTTCCAACGAACCCTTTATGAAAACCGATGCCATCAGCTATTTAAAACTAAGGGGGAGTTGGGGTATCATTGGAAATGATAAAATAGACACTGGAGCCGCCTTCCCTACAGTTGCTTCAAACTTAAATGCAGTCTTTGGACAAAACCAGTCTATTTATCCCGGTGCCGCTTTGGTGGAGCTTGCCAATGAAGAATTAAAATGGGAAGAAACCGAACAAATTGATGTAGGTTTGGAATTTGGGTTCTTCAACAACCATCTGAGCGCAGAGGTAGACTGGTACCGAAGGGAAACCAGCGATATCTTGGTCAGGGTGCCAATACCAAACTCCGTGGGTGTACCCATTGCTCCTGTTGTAAATGCTGCTGCAGTTGTCAACAAAGGGTTTGAATTCAATCTCAATTGGAACAATGATGCTCCAGAATTTAAGTATAATATTGGACTGAACCTAACCACGGTTGATAACGAAGTTCTCTCCCTGGGAGGTGGATTGGAAGAGATTTTTGCCGGTGGTGTTCGTAATATAGGTTCGTCCACGCGAACCATTGTGGGTCAAGAAATTGGCGCCTTTTATGGTTGGAAGCAAGAGGGAATCTTTCAAGACCAAGAAGAAATCAACTCATCAGCCATTAGGGGCGGTGAGCAGCCTGGCGACATCAAAATTGTCGATATAAACGAGGATGGGATAATCAATGAAGATGACAAGACAACTCTAGGATCACCCATACCGGACATCTATTATGGTTTGAACTTCTCAGCTAACTTTAAGAATTTTGACTTTTCGCTGAACATTGACGGTCAAGCGGGGAACAAAGTATTGTACTCAAGAACGGCCGAAAGAGGATTTGCAATATTTAACTATGAAAAATTCTTTTTGGATCGATGGACAGGTCCTGGAACATCCAATACCGAACCTAGAATAACTGAGGCTGGACACAACTATGCCGTTTTGGATAGATTTCTTGAAGACGGAGACTTTATAAGGTTGCGAAATATCCAAATAGGGTATACCCTTCCGCTGGAATCATCCGTTTTTAATAGAATAAGATTCTACGTAAGCACTACGAACCTTTTAACCATTACAGATTATCCCGGATACACTCCGCAAATTGGCGGTGAGTCAGTAATCGCAAATGGTATTGACAATGGAACATATCCCGTGGGATCTGTAAGTACACTTGGAGTTGAAATTAGTTTCTAA
- a CDS encoding glycoside hydrolase family 97 protein, giving the protein MAYFFNIKKNFLELCFRNRCALLFFCLTPALNAQKKVQLSSPNSIVHFSLKITEKAPKYSISYKGTTLIDDSNLGFQFEEGGYFTSHLKMGKPQYNSIDETYELVVGKNKKVRNEYREVRIPLVENNAPNRTIILAVRAFNDGIAFRYEFPKQEAWKSYGLLDELTSFKIVGKPTVRTLFWDSYTNTHEGFYNKLPYDSIPKDTLMDMPFLLEFPKKTFMAITEANLRNYAGMYLMKQNENLTCQLSPLPGQSEVKVRAALPHQTPWRVMMISDRIGTLLESNILTNLNEPSKIKDVSWIKPGKTSFHWWNGDIVPDTTFAPGVNFETNKYYIDFCAANNIDYHAVIGYGGFAWYSSNAPGYGAVGSQTDVTIPVPSLDMERVCNYAKEKGVGIHVWVHWQAIYPNLEKAFSKFEEWGINGMMVDFMDRDDQEMVLIQEEILQKAAEHKLYIQFHGSFKPTGLHRTYPNEFTREGARNYEYNKWEPEPITADHDLDIVFTRLLAGSTDYHLGGFRAVPKSDFKTQFTRPLVVVTRCHMLAMYVVLESYLASICDYPDAYLGEPGFDFLKKIPTNWDETKILDAKVDEYVTTARKKGNQWFVGSLNNSKARIINVNLGFLEKGNYWAEIYTDGKEAHLDPNQLDKEKKQVNANDVLEIQLAASGGMVIRLTKVH; this is encoded by the coding sequence ATGGCATATTTTTTTAACATCAAAAAAAACTTTTTGGAATTATGTTTCCGTAACCGCTGTGCCCTACTCTTTTTTTGTTTAACCCCAGCCCTAAATGCGCAGAAAAAGGTACAGCTATCCTCCCCAAATAGCATTGTCCATTTTAGCTTAAAAATTACCGAAAAAGCTCCCAAATATAGCATCTCTTATAAAGGCACTACGCTCATTGATGATTCCAATCTCGGGTTCCAGTTTGAAGAAGGTGGATATTTTACGTCCCATCTGAAAATGGGAAAGCCCCAATACAATTCAATTGATGAAACTTACGAACTCGTGGTGGGAAAAAATAAAAAGGTAAGGAATGAATACCGGGAAGTACGGATTCCACTCGTTGAAAACAATGCACCAAACCGAACCATTATTCTGGCCGTAAGGGCTTTTAATGATGGTATCGCATTTCGTTATGAGTTTCCTAAGCAAGAAGCATGGAAGTCTTATGGGCTTTTGGACGAATTGACCTCCTTCAAAATTGTAGGCAAACCAACCGTACGAACGCTATTTTGGGACTCATATACCAATACCCATGAGGGGTTTTACAATAAATTACCTTATGATTCCATACCGAAAGATACTTTAATGGACATGCCCTTTTTGCTTGAATTTCCCAAAAAAACGTTTATGGCGATAACAGAAGCCAACCTTAGGAATTATGCGGGAATGTATCTCATGAAACAGAATGAAAATTTAACGTGTCAGCTCTCCCCACTCCCAGGACAATCAGAAGTTAAAGTAAGGGCCGCTCTTCCCCACCAAACGCCCTGGAGAGTTATGATGATAAGTGACCGAATCGGCACATTATTGGAATCAAATATCCTTACAAACTTAAACGAGCCTTCAAAAATTAAGGATGTATCTTGGATCAAACCCGGAAAGACATCATTCCATTGGTGGAACGGGGACATTGTCCCGGATACTACATTTGCCCCTGGGGTCAATTTTGAGACCAATAAATATTATATTGACTTCTGTGCCGCCAACAACATTGACTATCATGCGGTCATTGGCTATGGTGGTTTTGCATGGTATTCCAGCAATGCTCCAGGTTATGGAGCGGTCGGCTCACAAACCGACGTTACTATACCAGTTCCTAGTCTAGATATGGAAAGGGTGTGCAATTACGCTAAAGAAAAAGGGGTTGGCATCCATGTTTGGGTACACTGGCAAGCGATTTATCCAAATCTAGAGAAAGCTTTTTCCAAATTTGAGGAATGGGGAATAAATGGTATGATGGTTGATTTCATGGATCGCGATGATCAAGAAATGGTATTGATTCAGGAAGAGATTCTTCAAAAGGCTGCCGAGCACAAACTCTACATTCAATTTCATGGTAGCTTTAAACCTACTGGACTTCATCGCACCTACCCCAACGAATTTACCCGTGAGGGTGCTCGCAACTATGAATACAACAAATGGGAGCCTGAACCCATAACTGCTGACCATGATTTGGATATTGTTTTCACCAGATTATTGGCCGGCAGCACAGATTATCACCTTGGCGGGTTCCGAGCGGTGCCTAAATCTGATTTCAAGACGCAATTTACACGCCCGTTGGTTGTAGTTACCAGATGTCATATGCTGGCCATGTATGTGGTCTTGGAAAGCTATTTAGCCTCAATATGTGATTATCCGGATGCCTATCTAGGGGAACCCGGGTTTGATTTCCTTAAAAAAATACCCACCAATTGGGACGAAACCAAAATATTGGATGCCAAAGTGGATGAATATGTTACCACGGCTAGAAAAAAAGGTAATCAATGGTTCGTGGGAAGCCTTAACAACAGTAAAGCCAGAATCATCAATGTTAATTTAGGGTTTCTGGAAAAAGGGAACTATTGGGCGGAAATCTACACAGATGGAAAGGAGGCTCATCTGGACCCAAACCAACTAGATAAGGAAAAGAAACAAGTTAATGCCAACGATGTTTTGGAAATCCAGTTGGCTGCCAGCGGTGGAATGGTAATACGATTAACCAAAGTCCATTAA